The proteins below come from a single Streptomyces sp. MRC013 genomic window:
- the disA gene encoding DNA integrity scanning diadenylate cyclase DisA encodes MAANDRATPGKSGGGSGNEALMRASLSAVAPGTALRDGLERILRGNTGGLIVLGMDRTVESMCTGGFVLDVEFTATRLRELCKLDGALILDKDITKILRAGVQLVPDASIPTEETGTRHRTADRVSRQCGFPVISVSQSMRLIALYVDGERRVLEESAAILSRANQALATLERYKLRLDEVAGTLSALEIEDLVTVRDVTAVAQRLEMVRRIATEIAEYVVELGTDGRLLALQLDELIAGVEPERELVVRDYVPEPTAKRSRTVAEALTELDALSHAELLELPTVARALGYSGSPETLDSAVSPRGYRLLAKVPRLPGAIIERLVEHFGGLQKLLAASVDDLQAVDGVGEARARSVREGLSRLAESSILERYV; translated from the coding sequence GTGGCAGCCAACGACCGGGCAACACCCGGAAAGTCGGGCGGAGGCTCCGGCAACGAAGCGCTGATGCGCGCGTCCCTCAGCGCGGTCGCCCCCGGCACGGCGCTGAGGGACGGACTGGAGCGCATCCTCCGCGGCAACACGGGCGGTCTGATCGTCCTCGGCATGGACAGGACCGTCGAGTCGATGTGCACCGGCGGTTTCGTACTGGACGTGGAGTTCACCGCGACCCGCCTGCGCGAGCTGTGCAAGCTCGACGGCGCGCTCATCCTCGACAAGGACATCACCAAGATCCTCCGCGCCGGCGTCCAGCTGGTCCCCGACGCGTCGATCCCGACCGAGGAGACCGGCACGCGGCACCGCACGGCGGACCGGGTGTCCAGGCAGTGCGGCTTCCCGGTGATCTCCGTGTCGCAGTCGATGCGTCTGATCGCCCTGTACGTGGACGGCGAGCGCCGCGTCCTGGAGGAGTCCGCCGCGATCCTCTCCCGCGCCAACCAGGCCCTCGCCACGCTGGAGCGGTACAAGCTGCGCCTCGACGAGGTGGCCGGGACGCTCTCCGCGCTGGAGATCGAGGACCTGGTGACGGTCCGGGACGTGACGGCCGTGGCACAGCGCCTGGAGATGGTCCGCCGGATCGCCACGGAGATCGCGGAGTACGTCGTCGAGCTGGGTACGGACGGCCGCCTCCTCGCCCTCCAGCTGGACGAGCTGATCGCGGGCGTCGAGCCGGAGCGGGAGCTGGTGGTGCGGGACTACGTGCCCGAGCCGACCGCGAAGCGGTCCCGTACGGTCGCGGAGGCGCTGACGGAGCTGGACGCGCTGTCCCACGCCGAGCTGCTGGAGCTGCCGACGGTGGCCCGGGCGCTCGGCTACAGCGGTTCGCCGGAGACGCTGGACTCGGCGGTCTCGCCGCGCGGCTACCGGCTGCTGGCGAAGGTGCCGCGGCTGCCGGGCGCCATCATCGAGCGGCTGGTGGAGCACTTCGGCGGGCTGCAGAAGCTGCTCGCGGCGAGCGTCGACGACCTGCAGGCCGTCGACGGCGTCGGCGAGGCGCGCGCCCGCAGCGTCCGGGAGGGCCTGTCTCGGCTCGCCGAGTCGTCGATCCTGGAGCGGTACGTCTGA
- a CDS encoding phosphatase PAP2 family protein: MSEDLYRAVTDFARDTPAWVHAFTGTGTDAGLLVFGVLFVAAWWRVRPADGRAVALALLAPVATVFGYAVSETLKSLVDEERPCRAVVGAAASIAPCPPYGDWSFPSNHSAIAGASAMALALAWRRIAWLTAPLAVVMASSRVFVGVHYPHDVAAGLVVGALAVAVFVRLLTGPAERLVEAARTGRPGALRRLVGPGPRPAPAVAVPRQRDRRTAELLEGAAGPAPVPRRTAPKRGRHRIP, from the coding sequence ATGAGTGAGGACCTCTATCGCGCCGTCACCGACTTCGCCCGGGACACCCCCGCCTGGGTGCACGCCTTCACCGGGACGGGCACCGACGCCGGGCTGCTGGTCTTCGGCGTGCTGTTCGTCGCCGCCTGGTGGCGGGTGCGGCCCGCCGACGGGCGGGCGGTGGCGCTCGCCCTGCTCGCGCCGGTCGCCACCGTCTTCGGCTACGCCGTGAGCGAGACGCTGAAGTCGCTGGTGGACGAGGAGAGGCCGTGCCGCGCCGTGGTGGGCGCCGCCGCGTCGATCGCGCCGTGCCCCCCGTACGGGGACTGGTCGTTCCCGAGCAACCACTCGGCCATCGCGGGCGCGTCGGCGATGGCGCTCGCGCTGGCGTGGCGGCGGATCGCGTGGCTGACGGCGCCGCTGGCGGTCGTGATGGCCTCCTCCCGGGTCTTCGTGGGCGTGCACTACCCGCACGACGTGGCGGCGGGCCTCGTGGTGGGCGCACTGGCGGTGGCCGTGTTCGTACGCCTGCTGACGGGCCCGGCGGAGCGCCTGGTGGAGGCGGCGCGCACGGGCCGTCCGGGCGCCCTGCGGCGGCTGGTCGGCCCCGGCCCCCGCCCCGCCCCGGCGGTGGCGGTCCCCCGGCAGCGCGACCGCCGCACGGCCGAGCTCCTGGAGGGGGCCGCCGGCCCGGCCCCCGTCCCGCGGAGGACCGCCCCGAAGCGGGGCCGGCACCGGATCCCCTGA
- a CDS encoding SigE family RNA polymerase sigma factor encodes MSHGEVLGFEEYVRVRQDALLRSARRLVPDPIDAQDLLQTALARTYGRWDGIVDKTLADAYLRRVMINTRTEWWRARRLEEVPTEQLPDASVDDVTEQHADRALLMDVLKVLAPKQRSVVVLRHWEQMSTEETAAALGMSAGTVKSTLHRALARLRQELESRDARAPHGAGPARGAVCGR; translated from the coding sequence ATGTCGCACGGCGAGGTGCTCGGGTTCGAGGAGTACGTGCGCGTACGGCAGGACGCCCTCCTGCGCAGCGCCCGGCGGCTGGTGCCGGACCCGATCGACGCGCAGGACCTGTTGCAGACCGCCCTCGCCCGCACGTACGGCCGCTGGGACGGCATAGTCGACAAGACGCTCGCCGACGCCTACCTGCGCCGCGTCATGATCAACACCCGGACCGAGTGGTGGCGCGCCCGCAGGCTGGAGGAGGTGCCCACCGAGCAGCTGCCCGACGCGTCCGTCGACGACGTCACCGAGCAGCACGCCGACCGGGCGCTGCTGATGGACGTGCTGAAGGTGCTGGCGCCCAAGCAGCGCAGCGTCGTCGTGCTGCGCCACTGGGAGCAGATGAGCACCGAGGAGACCGCCGCGGCGCTCGGCATGTCGGCCGGTACGGTGAAGAGCACGCTGCACCGCGCACTCGCCCGCCTCCGCCAGGAACTGGAGAGCCGGGACGCCCGCGCCCCGCACGGGGCCGGGCCCGCGCGGGGCGCGGTGTGCGGGCGGTGA